Proteins from a genomic interval of Chroococcidiopsis thermalis PCC 7203:
- a CDS encoding salicylate synthase, producing MATELETAIAYREIFIPGKRSHIEVLQNLLKAGIFSKYVMYEGKNEVRIAGNEIAKVSVSQEIVSIEGLGKHYSEPVKDPFQQVKQLLASLPIKNWTAYGYIAFDIARFYSSYSKAIEQALLYFLIPEIELRCTEEGIYVKSTSSLELVQEALSSEYQPIDYVPVSLAANFGDREIYQQHVDTLTQAIQRTELQKAIISRSMKIDGDLDVLGTYIVGSRVNNAVRSYCLNLGDVRAVGFSPEILMEVNRDGFVTTNPLAGTRPRGKSLAEDKQLNDELLRDAKEVKEHSLSIWLAQREIASLCLPETVQISNFMEVKKYRCVQHLSSQVGGCLKPEHTLWDALKVLFPGITVSGIDKAQALEWIDRLEDEPRGIYAGGIGWVDSNNTADLAIAIRSVYQYGNSIYLNAGAGIVAESVPQREYIESVNKMNTMLTNLVLHS from the coding sequence ATGGCAACAGAATTAGAAACTGCGATCGCATATCGTGAAATATTCATACCTGGTAAACGTTCTCACATTGAGGTTTTACAAAATCTCCTGAAAGCTGGTATCTTTTCCAAATATGTGATGTATGAAGGAAAAAATGAAGTCAGAATAGCTGGTAACGAGATAGCTAAAGTATCGGTCAGTCAGGAGATTGTTTCAATAGAAGGTTTAGGAAAACATTATTCCGAACCAGTTAAAGATCCTTTCCAACAGGTAAAGCAACTACTTGCGTCCTTACCAATTAAAAATTGGACGGCATATGGTTACATAGCATTTGATATCGCTCGTTTTTATTCTTCTTACTCCAAAGCAATCGAGCAAGCACTGCTTTATTTTCTAATTCCAGAAATAGAACTTCGTTGCACGGAAGAAGGAATATATGTTAAAAGTACTAGTTCTTTAGAGTTAGTCCAAGAAGCTTTGTCGAGCGAGTATCAACCAATCGATTACGTCCCAGTATCTTTAGCAGCTAACTTTGGCGATCGCGAAATTTATCAGCAGCACGTTGACACTCTTACTCAAGCCATTCAACGCACCGAGTTGCAAAAGGCGATTATTTCTCGTTCCATGAAAATCGATGGCGATCTCGATGTACTTGGGACTTATATTGTTGGATCTAGAGTCAATAATGCAGTGCGATCGTACTGTTTAAACTTAGGAGACGTGCGAGCAGTTGGCTTTAGTCCCGAAATCCTGATGGAAGTTAATCGAGATGGTTTTGTGACAACAAATCCACTAGCAGGAACGCGACCGCGTGGTAAGAGTTTAGCAGAGGATAAACAGCTAAATGATGAGTTGCTGCGAGATGCCAAAGAAGTCAAAGAGCATTCACTCTCAATTTGGCTAGCACAAAGAGAGATTGCTTCGCTTTGTTTACCTGAAACCGTACAAATTTCTAATTTCATGGAGGTGAAAAAGTATCGATGCGTACAACATTTATCATCTCAAGTTGGCGGTTGTCTCAAGCCAGAGCATACTTTGTGGGATGCTTTGAAGGTTTTATTTCCTGGAATTACAGTTTCTGGAATCGATAAAGCACAAGCTTTAGAGTGGATCGATCGCCTAGAAGACGAACCCAGAGGTATCTATGCTGGAGGTATTGGTTGGGTAGATAGCAATAATACGGCAGATTTAGCGATCGCCATTCGCTCAGTTTACCAGTACGGTAACAGTATCTATTTAAATGCTGGAGCTGGAATTGTGGCGGAATCAGTACCTCAAAGAGAGTACATCGAGTCCGTTAACAAAATGAACACCATGTTGACCAATCTTGTTTTGCATTCGTAA
- a CDS encoding TonB-dependent receptor domain-containing protein, with protein MAGSEVEVVKGTDTKRVSSATSFLSDRKSENSHQTLNTRTNSQIPRLSDLKPTLTNASWLTQQPSPNETGASEAIEVTGVRLKPTEQGLEVLLETATGQQLQATTTSENNNLIADIPNAQLRLPDGKTFRQDKPANGIDAVIVTQQTENSIRVTITGTAELPQAEVNQSAQGLVLSVTASPELEITVTSEKIEQNLQDVPASITAITGEEVRDSGVTSTRDVAKFTPNFSTLRSNGGRTRATYNIRGLGNTSSINSSGGSAVGLYVDGVPYSDWFSYESALNGDDIERIEVLRGPQGSLYGQNTQGGVINVITEPPGDVLELGTSATIGDPGLFDGQVTLKGPFQPEESNLFFSLSGLYGEQDGFVRNTFLDRDVDTRQNYSFRGLLRWFPPEENWDVRLSANYEQYNDGSLFTVPLDASDRDEIQNDFEGENTVYTNNQALTVTHKGSDFDFTSITARRQWNNLPGSADGDSTIQSIASAGVDIKTLSWSQEFRFQSPADSQPWQWVVGAFLEDKDTDINLKTTFGADAASIGFPLPPGATQSSPSDFQDTTYALFSQATYQATPQLSFTTGIRFETRDFSIDRRQLLSVGGVTAPTADDINLEDNESIVLPRFVMEYKFNPDLSVYGSVARGYKNGGFSTLPRTPEETQFERETSWSYEAGLKSAWFNNRLIANLAVFYTSVQDYQVIGFIPPNVSTVVNANGVGIWGAELELRAQPLQGLDLIASFGFVDAEFTDFTDPGTGEDYEGNKVIRTPEYTLFLAAQYRSTGGFFSRLELQGFGTYYFEPNNRRRQDPFALINARIGYEFDNFGIYLFGNNLFDKDYFTEAFDSFIIPGLALGTVGDGRTFGVQLRGNF; from the coding sequence ATGGCTGGTTCAGAAGTAGAAGTAGTGAAAGGTACTGATACTAAACGAGTATCATCCGCTACATCATTTTTGAGCGATCGCAAATCGGAAAATTCCCATCAAACACTTAACACCAGAACAAACTCTCAAATTCCACGACTGAGCGATCTAAAACCTACCTTAACTAACGCTTCTTGGCTGACTCAACAGCCGTCCCCCAATGAAACTGGTGCGTCAGAGGCGATCGAGGTTACAGGTGTGAGGTTAAAACCAACCGAACAAGGGTTAGAAGTCCTCTTAGAAACTGCTACTGGGCAACAGCTGCAAGCTACAACTACCAGCGAAAACAATAACTTAATTGCCGATATTCCTAACGCTCAACTGCGTCTGCCAGATGGTAAAACTTTTCGCCAAGACAAGCCAGCGAACGGAATTGATGCAGTTATTGTGACACAGCAAACAGAAAATAGTATTCGGGTGACAATTACGGGTACGGCAGAACTGCCACAGGCAGAGGTTAATCAAAGCGCACAAGGGTTGGTACTCAGCGTCACTGCTTCCCCAGAACTAGAAATCACAGTTACATCTGAAAAAATTGAACAAAACCTTCAGGATGTACCAGCTAGTATCACCGCAATAACAGGCGAAGAAGTTAGAGACTCTGGAGTTACATCAACACGGGATGTTGCCAAATTTACTCCCAACTTTAGTACCTTACGCAGCAATGGCGGTCGGACGAGGGCAACCTACAATATTCGCGGTCTGGGTAACACGAGCAGCATTAATAGTAGTGGCGGCTCTGCGGTTGGATTGTATGTAGATGGCGTGCCTTATTCCGACTGGTTCAGTTACGAGAGTGCCTTAAATGGTGATGACATCGAGCGCATTGAAGTACTGCGGGGTCCGCAAGGTTCTCTCTACGGTCAAAATACCCAAGGCGGTGTCATCAACGTTATTACGGAACCCCCTGGAGATGTTTTGGAATTAGGCACTTCTGCTACTATTGGCGATCCTGGTTTGTTTGACGGTCAAGTAACCCTAAAGGGACCATTTCAACCGGAAGAATCGAATTTATTTTTTAGTTTGTCCGGTTTATATGGGGAACAAGATGGTTTTGTCAGAAACACTTTCTTAGATCGGGATGTAGATACCCGTCAAAATTATAGCTTCCGAGGACTACTGCGTTGGTTTCCCCCCGAAGAAAACTGGGATGTGAGACTGAGCGCCAACTACGAGCAGTATAACGACGGTTCTTTATTTACAGTGCCGCTCGATGCGAGCGATCGCGATGAAATTCAAAATGATTTTGAAGGTGAAAATACAGTTTATACTAACAATCAAGCTTTGACAGTCACTCATAAAGGCAGTGACTTTGATTTCACTTCGATTACAGCTAGGCGACAGTGGAATAATCTTCCTGGTTCGGCTGATGGTGATTCCACGATTCAATCGATCGCCAGTGCTGGCGTAGATATTAAAACACTAAGTTGGAGTCAAGAGTTTCGCTTTCAATCTCCGGCAGATTCTCAACCCTGGCAGTGGGTAGTTGGTGCTTTTTTGGAAGATAAAGATACTGACATCAATCTCAAAACTACGTTTGGTGCTGACGCAGCGAGTATAGGCTTTCCCTTGCCACCAGGAGCAACGCAATCTTCTCCTAGTGATTTTCAAGATACAACTTATGCACTTTTTTCTCAAGCGACATATCAAGCAACACCACAGTTAAGTTTTACAACTGGCATAAGATTTGAAACTCGCGACTTTAGTATCGATCGCCGTCAATTACTCAGCGTTGGGGGAGTCACCGCACCAACAGCTGACGATATTAATCTGGAAGACAATGAGAGCATAGTACTGCCCAGGTTTGTAATGGAATATAAATTCAATCCCGATTTATCGGTTTATGGAAGTGTCGCTCGTGGTTACAAAAACGGGGGTTTTAGTACGCTGCCAAGAACGCCTGAAGAAACTCAATTTGAAAGAGAAACGAGCTGGAGTTACGAAGCGGGATTGAAATCAGCCTGGTTTAATAACCGCCTCATTGCAAATTTAGCTGTATTTTACACGTCAGTTCAAGATTATCAGGTCATTGGTTTTATCCCGCCAAATGTATCGACAGTTGTTAATGCTAACGGGGTAGGTATTTGGGGTGCTGAACTGGAACTGAGAGCGCAGCCCTTGCAAGGACTGGATTTAATTGCTAGTTTTGGCTTTGTCGATGCTGAATTTACTGACTTTACTGACCCTGGAACAGGCGAAGATTATGAAGGTAATAAAGTTATCAGAACTCCCGAATATACCTTATTTTTGGCGGCTCAATACCGCAGTACTGGTGGATTTTTTAGCCGTCTGGAATTACAAGGATTTGGTACGTACTATTTTGAACCAAACAACAGGCGCAGACAAGATCCCTTTGCTCTAATTAATGCTCGAATTGGATATGAGTTCGATAATTTTGGTATCTATCTATTTGGGAATAATTTGTTTGATAAAGATTACTTTACCGAAGCATTTGATAGTTTTATCATTCCTGGGTTGGCTTTAGGTACAGTAGGAGATGGCAGAACTTTTGGCGTTCAGTTAAGGGGGAATTTCTAA
- a CDS encoding acyl carrier protein translates to MDTYQVMDTLRAILTDLGIPEETLHENTLLRKDLQLDSTETVEIALGLKRELGIGVKLETRQDMTLAQVCHLVVAAMPASTESG, encoded by the coding sequence ATGGATACCTATCAAGTGATGGATACTCTCAGAGCAATACTTACCGATTTAGGAATTCCAGAAGAGACACTGCATGAAAATACATTGTTACGCAAAGACTTACAGCTTGACTCCACTGAGACAGTAGAAATTGCTCTAGGACTGAAACGGGAGTTGGGAATCGGCGTGAAGCTGGAGACTCGGCAGGATATGACGCTAGCTCAAGTCTGTCATCTGGTCGTAGCGGCAATGCCTGCTAGTACTGAATCTGGCTAG
- a CDS encoding benzoate-CoA ligase family protein produces the protein MSEITEQLPEIFNVAAYFLERNLAEEYSKRTAFYYQGKAYTYTELNSYVRRAAQFFSNLNLEQENRVAILLPDMPEFIFAFWGAIWLGVVPVPINTSCTVDDIRYILKDSRAKVLLTTKEWQEKLTPIQSQFLHDVLLVNGERSFISLITEQDKLQSCAETSKDEAAFWLYTSGSTGKPKGVVHAHQSMVVCAEQYGKTILGLHKDDIAYSVAKMPFAYGLGNTLYMPMAVGAAAVLSDANSIFDIISDLQSYRPTVLFGIPSVYAGILNVHEISPLDVSSLRLCVSAAEQLPKSIWQKWSATYNREICEGIGTTEFLHIFLSNRIGECKPGCSGRSVAGYDVQIVDENGSLCPPGKIGNLQVSGESLMLGYWNRLQQTRQAIYGSTMRTGDKYLRDADGYFWFMGRKDELFKVNGQWISPLEIEDVLHQHPQIFEVAVVPESDNGEQLTQVVAYITLKLGQTPESEIEQSIRKFAKQNLPHFKAPKTIHFVEELPRTSTGKIHRQLLKKSLSLSGQASIN, from the coding sequence ATGAGCGAGATTACAGAGCAATTACCCGAAATATTTAATGTAGCGGCTTATTTCTTAGAGAGAAACCTAGCAGAAGAATATAGTAAAAGAACAGCTTTTTACTACCAAGGCAAGGCATACACTTATACTGAATTGAATAGCTACGTGCGGCGCGCGGCTCAATTCTTTTCTAATTTGAATCTGGAACAAGAAAATCGCGTTGCTATTTTATTACCAGATATGCCGGAGTTTATCTTCGCATTTTGGGGTGCAATTTGGCTAGGGGTAGTGCCAGTACCAATTAACACTAGTTGTACCGTTGACGACATTCGGTATATCTTGAAAGACTCACGCGCTAAGGTCTTGTTAACTACTAAAGAATGGCAAGAGAAATTAACTCCCATCCAGTCTCAATTCTTGCATGATGTTCTGCTGGTCAATGGAGAGCGATCGTTTATTTCTCTAATTACTGAACAAGATAAACTACAATCTTGTGCTGAAACATCGAAAGACGAAGCAGCTTTCTGGCTTTACACTTCTGGGAGTACGGGTAAACCAAAAGGTGTAGTTCACGCACATCAGAGTATGGTAGTTTGTGCAGAACAGTACGGTAAAACTATCCTTGGCTTACACAAAGATGACATTGCGTACTCAGTTGCTAAAATGCCTTTTGCTTATGGTTTAGGAAATACTTTATATATGCCAATGGCAGTTGGAGCAGCTGCTGTTTTATCTGATGCTAACAGCATTTTTGATATTATCTCCGATCTGCAATCCTATCGACCTACAGTTTTGTTTGGCATTCCTAGCGTTTATGCTGGCATTTTGAACGTACACGAAATTTCTCCCCTCGATGTTTCTTCTTTGCGTTTGTGCGTATCTGCTGCCGAGCAATTGCCTAAAAGTATCTGGCAAAAATGGTCGGCAACTTATAACCGCGAAATTTGTGAGGGAATTGGCACTACTGAATTTTTGCACATCTTTCTTTCCAATCGAATTGGGGAGTGTAAACCTGGTTGTTCTGGTCGCTCTGTTGCTGGTTATGATGTTCAAATTGTGGATGAAAATGGTTCTCTTTGCCCTCCTGGAAAAATAGGCAATCTACAAGTCAGTGGAGAGAGCTTGATGTTGGGGTATTGGAATCGATTGCAGCAGACACGACAAGCGATTTACGGCAGTACTATGCGAACTGGAGATAAATATTTACGCGATGCAGATGGATATTTCTGGTTTATGGGGCGTAAGGACGAACTTTTTAAAGTCAATGGACAGTGGATTTCCCCGCTAGAAATTGAGGATGTTTTACATCAGCATCCTCAAATTTTTGAGGTAGCAGTAGTTCCTGAGTCCGATAATGGAGAACAATTAACTCAAGTTGTTGCTTATATCACTCTCAAACTAGGGCAAACACCTGAATCGGAAATAGAACAGAGCATTCGTAAATTTGCTAAACAGAATTTACCTCATTTCAAGGCTCCAAAAACTATTCATTTTGTGGAAGAATTGCCACGTACTTCAACTGGCAAAATTCATCGTCAGTTATTAAAGAAAAGCCTAAGCTTGTCTGGGCAAGCAAGTATAAATTAG
- a CDS encoding class I SAM-dependent methyltransferase encodes MSQITLELSGVPRTMLMTLRGRADEQARSTPLFQDELAVKWRKSLPWDDQLEAFYNQFAQIAWAIRAYQFDLVANKHVASVQSPLVVELGAGLSTRYHRVRQEQLHWIELDLPEVTNLRRQLDIETDRHQFISSSVMDFSWMDALPSRSPESILFIAEGLLMYFEANQVQQLVNQMRQRFPGATLVMDVVGQLTKKTGNKLAQLGAPLQWYVKGEREVAQMGLSLVNVWSLYQLHPERWSFLLRSLSWIPYIRNGCLILETKLEPFER; translated from the coding sequence ATGTCGCAAATTACATTAGAATTATCAGGCGTACCGCGCACTATGCTAATGACTCTCCGAGGACGAGCAGACGAGCAGGCGCGATCGACTCCTCTGTTTCAAGACGAACTAGCTGTAAAGTGGCGCAAATCCCTACCTTGGGACGACCAGTTAGAGGCATTCTACAATCAGTTTGCTCAAATTGCTTGGGCTATAAGAGCTTACCAATTCGATTTAGTGGCAAATAAGCACGTTGCTAGCGTTCAAAGTCCCCTAGTTGTGGAATTAGGTGCGGGACTGTCCACCCGTTACCATCGAGTTAGACAAGAACAACTACACTGGATCGAGCTGGATTTGCCTGAAGTTACTAACTTGCGTCGGCAATTGGATATCGAGACAGACAGGCATCAGTTTATCAGTAGTTCGGTCATGGACTTTAGCTGGATGGATGCTTTACCTTCAAGGTCGCCTGAGAGTATTTTATTCATTGCTGAAGGTCTGCTGATGTATTTTGAAGCGAACCAAGTACAGCAGTTAGTTAACCAAATGCGTCAGCGATTTCCTGGTGCTACTCTGGTGATGGATGTAGTAGGTCAATTAACTAAGAAAACTGGAAATAAGCTGGCTCAATTAGGCGCACCGCTACAATGGTACGTTAAGGGAGAACGAGAGGTAGCCCAAATGGGACTATCGCTCGTCAACGTTTGGTCTTTATATCAATTGCATCCCGAACGCTGGTCTTTTTTGCTGCGATCGCTTTCTTGGATTCCATATATCCGCAATGGTTGTTTGATTTTAGAAACTAAGCTGGAACCATTCGAGCGATAG
- the acpS gene encoding holo-ACP synthase translates to MYIVGHSLKIVETRRIAKLMERLGARFETQRFTPTELNVIESNVKRIQYLTGRFATKEAILTVLGQGWSQGISWLDIEVQRMPTGEPSVVLYGNCQKIATKLGIRKWLISISHVSSCAAACAIALGTGSEPVTPKTSVS, encoded by the coding sequence TTGTACATCGTCGGTCACAGCTTAAAAATTGTAGAAACCAGACGGATTGCAAAGCTAATGGAACGATTGGGAGCGAGATTTGAAACTCAACGATTCACCCCTACAGAGCTGAATGTCATTGAATCTAACGTTAAACGTATCCAGTACCTTACAGGTCGTTTTGCAACTAAGGAAGCGATTCTTACAGTTCTGGGTCAAGGATGGAGTCAGGGTATTTCATGGTTAGATATTGAGGTGCAGCGAATGCCAACAGGTGAACCTTCCGTTGTCTTGTATGGTAATTGTCAAAAGATTGCGACAAAGCTTGGGATTAGAAAGTGGCTAATCAGCATCAGCCATGTGTCATCTTGTGCCGCAGCTTGCGCGATCGCTCTTGGTACAGGTTCAGAACCCGTTACTCCTAAAACTAGCGTGTCATGA
- a CDS encoding holo-ACP synthase produces MYVESELTDGVVGLGIDIASIHRIAKFIDRYDRETLLMLFTPTEIERCQSNCDRDRSYAICFATKEAVGKALGTGLVGIDWNEIEANITHNKIAIALYGKARMQAIERGIQTWIAQWLCWDDHILVHVLAYSEASRE; encoded by the coding sequence ATGTACGTAGAATCAGAACTGACAGATGGAGTTGTGGGACTTGGTATAGATATTGCCTCAATTCACCGAATTGCCAAATTCATCGATCGCTACGATCGCGAAACTTTACTAATGTTGTTCACTCCTACAGAAATAGAGCGTTGCCAATCGAATTGCGATCGCGATCGGTCTTATGCAATTTGCTTTGCGACTAAAGAGGCTGTAGGAAAGGCGCTAGGTACTGGACTAGTTGGAATTGATTGGAATGAAATTGAAGCAAATATTACTCATAACAAGATCGCGATCGCTCTTTATGGCAAGGCAAGAATGCAAGCGATCGAACGAGGTATACAAACATGGATAGCTCAGTGGTTGTGTTGGGATGACCACATACTCGTTCATGTGCTTGCTTATTCAGAAGCGAGTCGTGAGTAA
- the cysE gene encoding serine O-acetyltransferase, with protein MLSALAVDFCVIFERDPAANNWLETLFCYPGFQALLFYRIAHWLQQQGILFIPRFCSHIARFLTGIEIHPSAVIGKGVFIDHGMGVVIGETAIVGDYALIYQGVTLGGTGKESGKRHPTLGENIVVGAGAKVLGNIQIGNNVRIGAGSVVLQNIPDSCTVVGVPGRIVCQAGVKLEPLAHDRLPDVLLEEIQALIARIEVLETQLRSVPTLSYSTGRVDG; from the coding sequence ATTCTGTCTGCATTAGCAGTTGATTTTTGCGTCATTTTTGAGCGCGACCCAGCAGCCAATAACTGGTTAGAGACACTGTTTTGCTACCCTGGTTTTCAGGCTTTATTATTCTATCGCATTGCTCATTGGCTTCAGCAGCAAGGTATTCTGTTTATCCCTCGCTTTTGCTCTCATATAGCTCGGTTTTTGACTGGAATTGAGATTCACCCTAGCGCAGTCATTGGCAAAGGAGTATTTATCGACCACGGTATGGGAGTTGTAATTGGGGAAACAGCAATTGTTGGTGATTATGCCTTAATCTATCAAGGAGTGACTCTTGGCGGCACTGGTAAGGAGAGTGGCAAACGCCACCCTACTTTGGGAGAAAACATTGTTGTTGGCGCTGGTGCAAAAGTGTTGGGGAACATCCAAATTGGTAACAATGTCCGCATTGGAGCTGGTTCGGTGGTATTGCAAAATATTCCTGATAGTTGTACTGTAGTGGGTGTACCTGGTCGGATTGTTTGCCAAGCTGGAGTCAAGCTAGAACCCCTTGCCCACGATCGCCTTCCAGATGTCCTGCTAGAGGAAATTCAAGCTTTAATCGCCCGCATAGAAGTACTGGAAACACAGCTTCGATCTGTACCAACTCTCTCGTATAGCACTGGAAGAGTAGACGGTTAG
- a CDS encoding 3-oxoacyl-ACP synthase III family protein: MKQRSVTIHHPVGIRSLAVSFPSTIRTNDYWLAKYPQLAKVEPRRARQQRHSPTSDTFTNNGLDIWSQAVAPYLADPFRGNVERRVLGADESALTLEVRAAREALTAANLAPTEVELAIASSLFSEQITPGHATYLAQQLELHCPAWNLESTCSSALVALQNACALVQAGAYRNVLVIVSQIGSQAVAEEDTLSRSMGDGAGAFVVSYLQPQQGILGMKIVPTTSTCGAYSYELVADAQGKPRICTRTGENASALAETAVDFVRTCCKGAVAAANLTLDRIDFFAFNAPTAWYTSVCARALDIPPERTIDLYPRYANIGSVLPLANLYHAAQEGKIRENDLVLVYTNGAAATAAATVMRWGDVALGAAPTPPIDVTHTNLVLWHDSNLDRDNRLVVSNEKLVGLSRETLLATKSAQRHQILQSYVLEWLAHSLQLPLTQLNPQQSLVSLLDSLLAVALKSRIESDLAVRVPMEKFIGNNTIAHLAEFVLYQLALTDLVTSKPIVATEGNEKREQLSI, translated from the coding sequence ATGAAACAACGTTCTGTCACGATCCACCATCCTGTGGGCATTCGTTCGCTCGCAGTTAGCTTTCCCAGCACCATTCGGACAAACGATTATTGGCTGGCGAAGTATCCCCAGTTGGCTAAAGTTGAGCCAAGACGAGCTAGACAGCAGAGGCATAGTCCTACCTCTGACACTTTTACCAATAATGGGCTAGATATTTGGTCGCAAGCAGTAGCGCCCTACTTAGCCGATCCTTTTCGGGGAAATGTCGAGCGGCGGGTACTGGGTGCAGACGAGTCAGCACTAACGCTAGAGGTTCGTGCTGCTAGAGAAGCATTGACAGCAGCAAATCTTGCTCCAACGGAAGTTGAGTTAGCGATCGCTTCTTCTCTTTTCTCCGAACAGATTACTCCTGGTCATGCCACCTACCTTGCCCAACAGTTAGAATTACACTGCCCTGCATGGAATCTAGAATCGACTTGCTCTAGCGCCTTAGTAGCGCTGCAAAATGCTTGTGCTTTGGTGCAAGCAGGAGCTTATCGCAACGTACTAGTCATTGTTTCGCAAATTGGTTCTCAGGCGGTTGCAGAGGAAGATACTCTTTCACGATCGATGGGTGACGGTGCTGGAGCCTTCGTTGTCAGTTACCTTCAACCTCAGCAAGGCATCCTCGGTATGAAAATCGTTCCGACTACCTCAACTTGCGGTGCTTACTCGTATGAACTGGTAGCAGACGCACAGGGCAAGCCGCGCATCTGCACGCGAACGGGCGAAAACGCTAGTGCGCTTGCCGAAACAGCCGTGGATTTTGTCCGTACCTGCTGTAAAGGAGCTGTTGCTGCTGCCAATCTCACCCTCGATCGAATTGACTTTTTCGCTTTCAATGCGCCTACAGCCTGGTATACTAGCGTGTGTGCGCGAGCTTTAGATATCCCTCCAGAACGCACGATCGATCTTTACCCTCGATATGCAAATATTGGTTCAGTCTTGCCTCTAGCGAACCTGTACCATGCCGCACAAGAGGGTAAGATTCGGGAAAACGATCTTGTTCTTGTCTACACTAATGGAGCGGCAGCTACAGCAGCAGCTACAGTCATGCGTTGGGGCGATGTGGCGTTAGGTGCGGCTCCAACTCCCCCGATCGACGTGACTCACACAAATTTGGTTCTTTGGCATGACAGCAATCTAGATAGAGACAATCGGCTTGTCGTTAGCAACGAGAAATTAGTTGGTTTATCCAGAGAAACCTTGTTGGCTACAAAATCAGCCCAACGACATCAGATATTACAATCTTATGTTTTAGAGTGGTTGGCTCATTCACTCCAACTGCCATTGACTCAACTCAACCCACAACAATCACTTGTCTCGTTACTCGATTCTTTACTAGCTGTGGCACTCAAAAGCCGAATTGAGTCCGATCTTGCAGTGCGAGTGCCAATGGAGAAATTTATCGGGAACAACACCATAGCTCATCTAGCTGAATTTGTGCTGTACCAATTAGCTTTAACAGATTTAGTTACCTCAAAACCAATTGTCGCCACAGAGGGCAATGAAAAGAGAGAGCAATTGAGCATCTAA